From Qipengyuania soli:
CGCGCGAGGTGAACTTCTCGCGAATGGCCTTGAAACCGACCAGCATGTCCGCGACCATTTCGGTTTCGGTGTCGGATTTGATGCGTGTCGCGACTACCCACGGCAGGAACTTGGGATAGCTCGCAACATCTGCGACCAGATCGAACATCTGCTCGCAGGTGTATGGCAGAAAACGCTTTTCCCGGATTCCCGGCATCAGGCGCCCTGTTTGGCGAGCTTTGCTTCGCGCGCCGCGCGCATCTGGGCGAAATCGTCGCCGGCGTGATAGCTCGAGCGGGTCAGCGGGCTCGCTGCAACCTGGAGGAAACCCTTTGCGCGGGCAATCGCGCCATAGGCAGCGAACTGCTTGGGAGTCACGAACTCCTCCACCTTCGCGTGTTTCGGCGTCGGCTGCAGGTACTGGCCCATGGTAATAAAATCGATGTCCGCGCTGCGCATGTCATCCATCACCTGGTGGACTTCGAGGCGAGCTTCGCCGAGCCCGAGCATGATACCCGACTTGGTGAAGATCAGCGGATTATGTGCCTTCACCTCTTCAAGCAGGCGCAGCGAGGCATAGTAGCGCGCACCGGGCCGGATCGTCGGGTAGAGGCGGGGAACGGTCTCGAGATTGTGGTTGAATACGTCGGGGCCAGCTTCGCAAATCTCTTCGATCGACTGCTTCATACGTCCCTTGAAGTCGGGCGTGAGAATTTCGATCGTGGTATTCGGGGTCTCGCGGCGAAGTGCGTTGATGACCTTGACGAACTGGCCAGCCCCGCGGTCGGGAAGGTCGTCACGATCGACGCTGGTGATGACGATGTGCTCGAGACCCATGGCAGCTGCGGCCGCCGCCGTGTGTTCGGGTTCGAGCGGATCGACCGGCATGGGCATGCCCGTCTTGATATTGCAGAACCGGCAGGCGCGGGTGCAGGTATCGCCAAGGATCATCACCGTGGCATGCTTCTTGGTCCAGCACTCGCCGATGTTCGGGCAGGCCGCTTCCTCGCACACCGTGTGAAGGTTGAGTTCACGCATCAGCTTGCGCGTTTCGTTGTAGCCCTGGCTCACAGGTGCCTTCACGCGAATCCAGTCGGGCTTGCGCTGCATGCGCGGACGTTCGCCTTCGGGTGCGGGTGCGGAGGATAGGTCGTTCATGTCGCGGCCCATCTAGGCCCCCTGCCCCGCTCGGGCAAGCCGCATAGCTATTCGCGAATCCCTTGCTTCGAACTCTGAAACATTGCAGCGGGGCCGGAATGAAGAGCTTTGACGAGATGATCGACGGCTATGGCCGTTTCCGTAGCGGTGACTGGAAGCGCCAGCACGATCGATGGGAAGAGCTCAAGGAAGGCCAATCACCTCAGGTGATGGTGATCGCCTGTTCGGACAGTCGAGTCGATCCGGCCCAGATTTTCGACGTGGACCCAGGCGAGATTTTCGTCGTCCGTAACGTGGCGGCTCTCGTTCCGCCTTATGAGACCACGCCGGGTCGGCACGGCGTGTCCGCCGCTCTCGAATTTGCGATCCAGTTCCTGCGGGTCAAGGAAGTCGTCGTCATGGGTCATGGCATGTGCGGCGGTTGCCAGGCGGCCCTGACGCAGGACCTGCATGGCAACGAGTTGGGCGAAGGCGGCTTCGTGGCTCACTGGATCGACATGCTGGACGAAGTGCGCGAGCCGATCGCGTCGGAACTGGGCACGAAAGGCAGGACCGCCGAGCGAGCCATGGAGCTTGCTGCCGTCAAGGTCAGTCTAGCCAACCTGCGGACCTTCCCATGCGTGCA
This genomic window contains:
- a CDS encoding carbonic anhydrase, producing the protein MKSFDEMIDGYGRFRSGDWKRQHDRWEELKEGQSPQVMVIACSDSRVDPAQIFDVDPGEIFVVRNVAALVPPYETTPGRHGVSAALEFAIQFLRVKEVVVMGHGMCGGCQAALTQDLHGNELGEGGFVAHWIDMLDEVREPIASELGTKGRTAERAMELAAVKVSLANLRTFPCVQEKEKRGTLALRGAYFAISDGILYLLDEQTGKFRPAK
- the lipA gene encoding lipoyl synthase, which codes for MNDLSSAPAPEGERPRMQRKPDWIRVKAPVSQGYNETRKLMRELNLHTVCEEAACPNIGECWTKKHATVMILGDTCTRACRFCNIKTGMPMPVDPLEPEHTAAAAAAMGLEHIVITSVDRDDLPDRGAGQFVKVINALRRETPNTTIEILTPDFKGRMKQSIEEICEAGPDVFNHNLETVPRLYPTIRPGARYYASLRLLEEVKAHNPLIFTKSGIMLGLGEARLEVHQVMDDMRSADIDFITMGQYLQPTPKHAKVEEFVTPKQFAAYGAIARAKGFLQVAASPLTRSSYHAGDDFAQMRAAREAKLAKQGA